In one Polyangium spumosum genomic region, the following are encoded:
- a CDS encoding ATP-binding protein, whose amino-acid sequence MKLLDFTAEGLRFPDGTHSFRAAQSGAPHDVVLVTGPPTSGKTSFLLAIAALKEAFGPYGSPPDLRRLLRPGKNRGVLGATWLLSEDEAARAHLSAREQRTLVEFGPGAEKRTGDPSLRNVFTPFSRAPTLGKLELFPQNRGLRVDQWRFPHEPLSAAVEEGRRLRGDPDKYTSLRRALFDLVNEQAARVAEALGSRGIAVRADVPDLLAPFKHAIATMLPELRLTAVRLREGSVSLELLRRDGRTVTLEEVSASEEQALLFALAHGAMQFHHSVLLVDEPELHQHSAHHAELLLRLAKLGSGNQILAATGSEPLVARFPAEQVIDLGKAARGAVVK is encoded by the coding sequence ATGAAGCTCCTCGATTTCACGGCTGAGGGCCTGCGTTTTCCCGACGGCACCCATTCCTTCCGCGCCGCCCAGAGCGGCGCCCCGCACGATGTCGTGCTCGTCACCGGCCCGCCCACCTCGGGCAAGACGAGTTTTCTCCTGGCCATCGCCGCGCTCAAGGAGGCGTTTGGCCCCTACGGCTCCCCGCCGGACCTGCGCCGCCTGCTCCGGCCGGGGAAAAACCGCGGCGTGCTCGGCGCCACGTGGCTCCTGTCCGAAGACGAGGCCGCACGCGCGCACCTCTCCGCCCGCGAGCAACGCACCCTCGTCGAATTCGGGCCCGGCGCGGAGAAACGCACGGGGGATCCCTCCCTGCGTAATGTCTTCACGCCCTTCTCCCGCGCCCCCACCCTCGGCAAGCTGGAGCTCTTCCCCCAGAACCGCGGCCTCCGCGTCGATCAGTGGCGCTTCCCCCACGAGCCACTCTCGGCCGCCGTCGAGGAGGGTCGCAGGCTCCGCGGCGATCCGGACAAATACACGTCGCTGCGACGGGCGCTCTTCGACCTGGTGAACGAGCAGGCCGCGCGCGTGGCGGAGGCGCTCGGGTCCCGCGGCATCGCCGTACGGGCCGACGTGCCGGACCTGCTCGCCCCCTTCAAGCACGCCATTGCCACCATGCTCCCCGAGCTGCGCCTGACCGCGGTCCGGCTGCGCGAGGGCAGCGTATCGCTCGAGCTTTTGCGCCGCGACGGGCGGACGGTCACGCTCGAAGAGGTCTCGGCCAGCGAGGAGCAGGCTCTGCTCTTCGCGCTCGCGCATGGCGCCATGCAATTCCACCATTCCGTGTTGCTCGTCGACGAGCCCGAGCTGCATCAGCATTCCGCGCACCACGCGGAGCTCTTGCTGCGGCTCGCCAAGCTCGGGTCGGGGAACCAGATCCTCGCCGCCACCGGGTCCGAGCCGCTCGTCGCGCGATTCCCGGCCGAGCAGGTGATCGATCTCGGAAAGGCGGCCAGGGGCGCGGTCGTGAAATGA
- a CDS encoding bacteriophage T4 gp5 trimerisation domain-containing protein, which yields MPAPYDASKHPTVSTFKTRSSPGGAGFNELLFDDAAGAERVDLTAERDLSVKVGRDCTVFVGRHENVTVRGDVQKTVVGRQVESIEGDAELSSTGRIAISGVGVELHSSKTMKLSAAGDMTLSTDADRTDQTHGNHFLRSGSTYLRSQDVVQVVAPHFHVFADDIRLVCGGSSIVISKDGIQITSSGNVDVSGALVKLNCD from the coding sequence ATGCCGGCGCCGTACGACGCGAGCAAGCACCCGACGGTGAGCACGTTCAAGACGCGCAGTTCGCCCGGGGGCGCCGGGTTCAACGAGCTGCTCTTCGACGACGCGGCGGGCGCGGAGCGCGTGGATCTCACGGCAGAGCGGGACCTCTCGGTGAAGGTGGGGCGAGATTGCACGGTGTTCGTCGGGCGGCACGAGAACGTGACGGTGCGGGGGGACGTGCAAAAGACCGTGGTGGGCCGGCAGGTCGAGTCCATCGAGGGGGACGCGGAGCTCTCGTCGACGGGACGTATCGCGATTTCGGGCGTGGGGGTCGAGCTTCATTCGAGCAAGACGATGAAGCTCTCCGCGGCCGGGGACATGACGCTCTCGACGGACGCGGATCGCACGGACCAGACACACGGCAACCATTTCCTCCGGTCTGGCAGCACGTACTTGCGCTCGCAGGACGTCGTGCAGGTCGTCGCGCCGCATTTCCACGTCTTCGCGGACGACATTCGCCTGGTCTGCGGAGGGTCGTCCATCGTCATCTCGAAGGACGGCATCCAGATCACGAGCTCCGGCAACGTCGACGTGAGCGGGGCGCTCGTGAAGCTCAACTGCGATTGA
- a CDS encoding GNAT family N-acetyltransferase, with the protein MTTYGIRRISASETRPLRHFVLRPHQRPEDLVYPGDDAPDTLHLDLSVEGEQRAVASMFREPLPGTPDASAYRLRGMAVLPEHQGLGYGAALVHACIEHARQHGGTRLWCNARTTAAGFYRKLGFEADGAEFELPGIGPHYLMSRPV; encoded by the coding sequence ATGACCACCTACGGCATCCGTCGGATCTCCGCGTCGGAAACTCGTCCCCTGCGCCACTTCGTCCTGCGCCCCCACCAGCGCCCCGAGGATCTCGTCTATCCGGGCGATGATGCGCCGGATACGCTGCACCTCGACCTTTCCGTGGAAGGCGAGCAGCGCGCCGTGGCGTCGATGTTCCGCGAGCCATTGCCGGGCACGCCGGATGCCAGCGCCTATCGGCTGCGCGGCATGGCGGTCCTGCCCGAGCATCAGGGCCTCGGGTACGGAGCTGCCCTCGTGCACGCGTGCATCGAACACGCGCGTCAGCACGGAGGCACCCGGCTCTGGTGCAACGCGCGCACGACGGCCGCGGGCTTTTACCGCAAGCTCGGCTTCGAGGCGGATGGGGCCGAGTTCGAACTGCCCGGCATCGGCCCCCACTATCTCATGTCACGCCCCGTTTGA
- a CDS encoding cysteine desulfurase has protein sequence MKDMGRERAGGAAVEVERVRRDFPILQRPVDGRPLVYLDTASSAQKPRAVLDEMTRFMSEDYANVHHGVYALSQRSTALHDAAREKVARFLHAGDPREIVFVRNATEGINLVASSYGRHFLQEGDEVLVTQMEHHANIVPWQLLRQEKGITLCVAPITDEGELDMEAFERMLTDRVKLVSVVHVSNSLGTVNPVEEIVRLAHARKIPVLIDGCQAAVHMPVDVRELDADFYVFSGHKLYGPTGIGVLFAKLAHLEVMPPYQGGGLMISSVTFESTEFSPPPQKFEAGTPNIVGAIGLGAAIDYVSSIGLANIHAHESALLAYGTELLREIPGLRLIGTAREKSSILAFVMEGRDPQEIGAALGRNGIAVRAGHHCTQPLMDRLGIPGTTRASIGLYTTREDIDALARCLREATLPAPA, from the coding sequence ATGAAGGACATGGGGCGTGAGAGGGCCGGCGGCGCGGCCGTCGAGGTCGAGCGCGTGCGGCGGGACTTCCCGATCCTCCAGCGGCCGGTGGACGGGCGGCCGCTCGTGTATCTCGACACCGCCTCGAGCGCGCAGAAGCCGCGGGCCGTCCTCGACGAGATGACGCGCTTCATGAGCGAGGACTACGCCAATGTCCATCATGGCGTGTATGCCCTGAGCCAGCGCTCGACGGCGCTCCACGACGCCGCGCGGGAGAAGGTGGCCCGCTTCCTCCACGCCGGAGATCCGCGCGAAATCGTCTTCGTTCGCAATGCGACCGAAGGGATCAACCTCGTCGCCAGCAGCTACGGGCGCCATTTCCTCCAGGAAGGCGACGAGGTCCTCGTCACCCAGATGGAGCACCACGCCAACATCGTGCCGTGGCAGCTCCTGCGGCAGGAGAAGGGTATCACGCTCTGCGTCGCGCCGATCACCGACGAGGGCGAGCTCGACATGGAGGCCTTCGAGCGAATGCTCACGGACCGCGTCAAGCTCGTCTCGGTCGTCCACGTCTCGAACTCGCTCGGGACCGTCAACCCGGTCGAAGAGATCGTCCGCCTCGCGCACGCGCGCAAGATCCCCGTGCTCATCGACGGTTGCCAGGCGGCCGTGCACATGCCGGTCGACGTGCGCGAGCTCGACGCCGATTTCTACGTCTTCAGCGGCCACAAGCTCTACGGGCCGACCGGGATCGGCGTCCTCTTCGCCAAGCTCGCGCACCTCGAGGTGATGCCGCCGTACCAGGGCGGCGGCCTCATGATCTCCTCCGTGACGTTCGAGAGCACCGAGTTCTCGCCGCCGCCGCAGAAATTCGAGGCGGGGACCCCCAACATCGTCGGCGCGATCGGCCTCGGCGCCGCGATCGATTACGTGTCCTCGATCGGCCTCGCGAACATTCACGCCCACGAGTCGGCGTTGCTCGCCTACGGAACCGAGCTGCTCCGGGAGATCCCGGGGTTGCGGTTGATCGGCACGGCGCGGGAAAAATCGAGCATCCTGGCGTTCGTCATGGAGGGGAGGGACCCGCAGGAGATCGGCGCCGCCCTCGGCAGGAACGGTATCGCGGTGCGAGCGGGACACCATTGCACGCAGCCGCTGATGGACCGCCTGGGGATCCCCGGCACGACGCGCGCGTCGATAGGGCTGTACACCACGAGGGAGGACATCGACGCGCTCGCTCGTTGCTTGCGGGAGGCTACACTGCCCGCCCCCGCATGA
- a CDS encoding DEAD/DEAH box helicase — protein sequence MTPAPPPTSPAPSLRPYQREAVSAVLTARRAGLRRMVVCLPTGAGKTVIFAELSRLARRGVLVLAHREELVEQARDKIHRALAGDAIVAVEQAARRAPREAKVIVASIRSLHEARLSDLLAGRDLGLVIYDECHHAAADDNLRVLRSLGAFDSGWNGTLLGFTATTSRGDGKGLDVVFERIVYTKTLPELIEQGYLAPLSGYRIATTADLSRLSGEGLDFAEDELALAVDIEERNALVARAIQELARDRRTIAFCVTVSHARNLCYALNALGVPAGIVHGAMKPEDRARALEDFRKGRTIVLTNVGVLTEGFDDPGVSCVAMARPTRNEGLYAQCVGRGTRLFPGKTDCLILDFVDLSALDLCTLPSLFGMPRDLDLEGRDASAARRAWERIAFDHPGFALEAGAITLGEIQDRAARFDPLGLGLPGEVRAISGNAWSSLGKYGLVLHFERRPGELAEALVVSRGARGKRWEVLVDGESMARFSRIEEAVEAVDYEVQRMGRAAEASALAGAAWRSAPAPAGSAAKTRADALRLEVFLRVVRG from the coding sequence ATGACCCCTGCCCCGCCCCCGACGTCACCTGCGCCCTCGCTCCGCCCCTACCAGCGTGAAGCCGTGAGCGCTGTCCTCACCGCCCGGCGCGCGGGCCTGCGCCGCATGGTCGTTTGCCTCCCGACCGGCGCCGGCAAGACCGTCATCTTCGCCGAGCTCTCCCGCCTCGCGCGCCGCGGCGTCCTCGTGCTCGCGCATCGGGAGGAGCTCGTCGAGCAGGCCCGCGACAAGATCCACCGCGCCCTCGCAGGGGATGCCATCGTCGCCGTGGAGCAAGCCGCGCGCCGCGCGCCGCGTGAAGCCAAGGTCATCGTCGCCTCGATTCGCTCGCTCCACGAGGCGCGCCTCTCGGACCTGCTCGCCGGCCGCGACCTCGGGCTCGTCATCTACGACGAATGCCACCACGCCGCCGCCGACGACAACCTCCGCGTCCTCCGCAGCCTCGGCGCCTTCGATTCCGGCTGGAATGGCACCTTGCTCGGCTTCACGGCCACCACCTCCCGCGGCGACGGAAAGGGCCTCGACGTGGTCTTCGAGCGGATCGTTTATACGAAGACCTTGCCGGAGCTCATCGAGCAAGGGTATCTCGCTCCGCTCTCCGGTTATCGCATCGCCACCACCGCCGACCTCTCGCGCCTCTCGGGCGAGGGCCTCGACTTCGCCGAGGACGAGCTCGCGCTCGCCGTGGACATCGAGGAGCGCAACGCGCTCGTGGCGCGCGCGATTCAGGAGCTCGCGCGCGACAGGCGCACCATCGCCTTCTGCGTGACCGTGAGCCACGCGCGGAACCTGTGCTACGCGCTCAACGCCCTCGGCGTCCCCGCCGGCATCGTCCACGGCGCCATGAAGCCCGAGGACCGCGCGAGGGCCCTCGAGGATTTCCGCAAAGGCCGCACGATCGTGCTCACCAACGTCGGCGTCTTGACCGAGGGCTTCGACGATCCGGGCGTGAGCTGCGTCGCGATGGCCCGCCCCACGCGGAACGAGGGGCTCTACGCGCAATGCGTGGGGCGCGGGACGCGTCTATTTCCTGGAAAAACCGATTGTCTGATCCTCGATTTCGTGGATCTCTCCGCCCTGGATCTGTGCACGCTCCCGTCTCTCTTCGGCATGCCGCGGGACCTCGACCTCGAGGGCCGCGACGCCTCCGCGGCGAGGCGCGCCTGGGAGCGGATCGCCTTCGATCATCCGGGGTTCGCGCTCGAGGCGGGCGCGATCACGCTGGGCGAGATCCAGGACCGCGCCGCGCGCTTCGATCCGCTGGGGCTCGGGCTGCCGGGCGAGGTCCGCGCGATCTCGGGCAATGCCTGGTCGTCCCTCGGCAAGTACGGGCTCGTCCTGCATTTCGAGCGCAGGCCGGGAGAGCTCGCGGAGGCGCTCGTCGTGAGCCGCGGCGCGCGCGGCAAGCGCTGGGAGGTGCTCGTCGACGGCGAGAGCATGGCCCGCTTCAGCCGGATCGAGGAGGCGGTGGAGGCGGTCGATTACGAGGTGCAGCGGATGGGCCGCGCGGCAGAGGCCTCGGCGCTCGCGGGCGCGGCCTGGCGGAGCGCGCCCGCGCCCGCGGGATCGGCGGCGAAGACACGGGCGGACGCGCTGCGGCTCGAGGTGTTCTTGCGGGTCGTACGAGGCTAG
- a CDS encoding c-type cytochrome, whose amino-acid sequence MLARSAQRTLAFVANEDDAAIHTIDLDARDEVAVMQLPGSPSALVGLSDGRLVVALRDRNEVLVLEAAANGAGSLEARCRTVVPSEPVGLSAFVAGAGERIVVVSGYGHTLGVLSAKNLAFERTANLSRDPRAVVISGEHAFVSHVVSAELSVVELATGKVDELDVLSGKMAKSIGAARGDLVRGGQAFSLATNEGRLFVPMVTVDPGEPKITTVYGGTESPIKPFVGVVDLVARKPLDLPLPGRSAHSLECLLPRAAAAKGDRLFVTCLGSDTLLELDGRAQNAAELVRRRVRLPGGPLGLALSDRHAIVVSQFDRAVSIVDLDGAAPEPLVVRLSRPRGEVDAVFDRGRRIFHDGFDPRISSDGRACASCHPEGREDGLTWSTPDGPRQTISLAGRLASATPFGWFGEHGTLSNHLAHTVSRLGGQGFAVRDHADLTALATYITRMKAPVITPDPASEELVARGRELFHDAAQGCGDCHAGGGTDRGRHDVGTGGALEARLSFDTPSLLSIAGSAPYFHDGRHASLSDLLAKADDKMGHARHLSADARAAMVAYMESLGPAAVEARPMREFVRPAGAASLPPVATSPMERLVLRQRPPRGVWENVDFDLGALPTVVVESGLQYDEKVAAPQGGVRLDLLVWKSGCAAVPYHAAAQLMLDWRSTGMTRLLERCVSAPDEDGRRHWRDILVQTIDPLPDGRLHVEQRRGFIHVVKRETWFTSSIVADAVPVANGLAFVFRTSCGDCKEGEREALHVVSPSSTFWGDEYFSWKTLRLDEGTADSASRVFNVPNLERWRQVTKVDVQTGGRIGAPRNARLRIDTSRTLSEDTPRVAVGLGTCVESDFRCD is encoded by the coding sequence GTGCTGGCGAGGAGCGCGCAGCGGACGCTCGCCTTCGTGGCGAACGAGGACGACGCGGCCATTCACACGATCGACCTCGACGCGCGTGACGAAGTGGCCGTCATGCAGCTCCCCGGCTCCCCGTCCGCCCTCGTGGGTTTGTCCGACGGGCGTCTGGTGGTGGCGCTCCGCGATCGCAACGAGGTCCTCGTGCTCGAGGCGGCCGCGAATGGCGCAGGCTCGCTCGAGGCGCGTTGCCGGACGGTCGTCCCGAGCGAGCCCGTGGGCCTCTCGGCCTTCGTCGCGGGCGCGGGCGAGCGGATCGTCGTCGTCAGCGGGTACGGGCATACCCTGGGCGTGCTCTCCGCGAAAAACCTCGCATTCGAGCGGACGGCGAACCTCTCGCGTGATCCACGCGCGGTCGTGATCTCGGGCGAGCACGCCTTCGTGAGCCACGTCGTCTCCGCCGAGCTCAGCGTCGTGGAGCTCGCCACGGGCAAGGTCGACGAGCTCGATGTCCTGTCGGGCAAGATGGCGAAATCGATCGGCGCGGCACGTGGCGACCTCGTCCGCGGCGGTCAGGCCTTTTCGCTCGCCACGAACGAGGGCCGCCTCTTCGTCCCCATGGTGACGGTCGACCCCGGCGAGCCGAAGATCACCACGGTCTACGGCGGCACGGAGAGCCCCATCAAGCCCTTCGTCGGCGTCGTGGATCTCGTCGCCCGCAAGCCGCTCGATCTGCCCCTTCCCGGCCGGTCCGCGCACAGCCTCGAGTGCTTGCTCCCGCGCGCCGCCGCGGCGAAGGGGGATCGATTGTTCGTCACGTGCCTCGGCTCCGACACGTTGCTCGAGCTCGACGGGCGCGCGCAGAACGCCGCGGAGCTCGTCCGACGCCGCGTCCGCTTGCCCGGCGGCCCCTTGGGGCTCGCGCTCTCCGACCGTCACGCGATCGTCGTCTCGCAGTTCGACCGCGCCGTCAGCATCGTCGACCTCGACGGCGCGGCGCCCGAGCCGCTCGTCGTGCGTTTGTCCCGCCCGAGGGGCGAGGTCGACGCGGTGTTCGATCGGGGCCGCCGCATCTTCCACGACGGCTTCGATCCGCGCATCTCGTCGGATGGCCGGGCTTGCGCGAGCTGCCACCCCGAGGGCCGTGAAGACGGCCTCACGTGGTCGACCCCGGACGGGCCTCGCCAGACCATCTCGCTCGCCGGCCGCCTCGCGAGCGCGACGCCGTTCGGCTGGTTCGGGGAGCACGGGACCTTGTCGAATCACCTCGCGCACACGGTCTCGCGGTTGGGTGGGCAGGGCTTCGCGGTCAGGGACCACGCCGACCTCACGGCGCTCGCGACGTACATCACGCGCATGAAGGCGCCCGTGATTACGCCCGACCCGGCGTCCGAGGAGCTCGTCGCCCGAGGGCGCGAGTTGTTTCACGACGCCGCGCAGGGGTGCGGCGATTGCCACGCGGGCGGCGGCACCGATCGCGGGCGGCACGACGTCGGCACGGGCGGGGCGCTCGAGGCGCGCCTCTCGTTCGATACCCCGTCGCTCCTGTCGATCGCGGGCAGCGCCCCCTATTTCCACGACGGTCGTCACGCCTCGCTCTCCGATCTGCTCGCGAAGGCCGACGACAAGATGGGGCACGCCAGGCATCTCTCGGCGGACGCGCGCGCGGCGATGGTCGCATACATGGAGTCGCTCGGGCCCGCGGCCGTGGAAGCGCGACCGATGCGTGAATTCGTTCGCCCGGCGGGCGCCGCGTCGCTGCCGCCCGTCGCGACGAGCCCGATGGAGCGGCTCGTCCTTCGCCAGCGTCCGCCTCGCGGCGTGTGGGAGAACGTCGATTTCGACCTCGGCGCGTTGCCCACGGTCGTCGTGGAGAGCGGCCTGCAATACGACGAGAAAGTGGCGGCGCCGCAAGGGGGCGTCCGCCTGGACCTCCTGGTATGGAAATCGGGTTGCGCGGCGGTCCCGTATCACGCGGCCGCGCAGCTCATGCTCGACTGGCGATCCACGGGTATGACCCGGCTGCTCGAGCGCTGCGTGAGCGCCCCCGACGAGGATGGGAGGCGTCACTGGAGAGACATCCTCGTGCAGACCATCGATCCGCTGCCCGACGGCCGGCTCCACGTCGAGCAGCGCCGCGGCTTCATTCACGTGGTGAAGCGCGAGACCTGGTTCACGTCGAGCATCGTGGCGGACGCGGTGCCCGTGGCGAATGGCCTGGCCTTCGTGTTCCGGACCTCGTGCGGCGATTGCAAGGAGGGCGAGCGCGAGGCGCTCCACGTCGTCTCGCCCTCGTCGACCTTCTGGGGGGACGAGTATTTCTCGTGGAAGACGCTCAGGCTCGACGAGGGGACCGCGGACAGCGCCTCGCGTGTCTTCAACGTGCCGAACCTCGAGCGCTGGAGGCAAGTAACGAAGGTCGACGTCCAGACGGGCGGGCGGATCGGCGCCCCGCGCAACGCGAGGCTCCGCATCGACACGTCGCGCACGCTCTCGGAGGACACGCCGCGGGTCGCCGTGGGCCTCGGGACGTGCGTCGAGAGCGATTTTCGGTGCGATTGA
- a CDS encoding TetR/AcrR family transcriptional regulator, with product MYPVSQHAQQASSRADRILDAAATLLLRMGYRKVTIEDIAKQADIGKGTVYLHWRSKEQLFQALLRRESIALVEEMRAGLRKDPAESRPHRIARSKFLTTHQRPLTMALVLGNAELLGKLTQSPVSSQELLSTNRSFEVMIRHGLLRADVPNIVYAMRAASVGFYLLGALDPASAGPDLEARADALAHTIRHAFEPAGEPRKEATAAAAAELCAIFDDLIACYRKWIYAAEPG from the coding sequence ATGTACCCCGTGTCCCAGCACGCGCAACAGGCCAGCAGCCGCGCCGACCGGATCCTCGACGCCGCGGCCACGTTGCTGCTGCGTATGGGTTACCGGAAGGTGACCATCGAGGACATCGCCAAGCAGGCGGACATCGGCAAGGGGACGGTGTACCTGCACTGGCGCTCCAAGGAGCAGCTCTTCCAGGCGCTGCTCCGGCGTGAATCCATCGCCCTCGTCGAGGAGATGCGGGCCGGGTTGCGGAAGGACCCGGCCGAGAGCAGGCCCCACCGCATCGCGCGGAGCAAGTTCCTGACGACCCACCAGAGGCCGCTCACGATGGCGCTGGTGCTCGGAAACGCCGAATTGCTCGGCAAGCTGACGCAGAGCCCCGTCTCCAGCCAGGAGCTGCTCTCGACGAACCGCTCCTTCGAGGTGATGATCCGCCACGGCCTGCTCCGCGCGGACGTGCCGAACATCGTTTATGCGATGCGGGCCGCGTCTGTCGGGTTTTACCTGCTCGGCGCCCTCGACCCCGCGAGCGCCGGCCCCGACCTTGAGGCCAGGGCCGACGCCCTCGCCCACACCATCCGGCACGCCTTCGAGCCTGCCGGCGAGCCACGAAAGGAGGCAACCGCGGCGGCCGCCGCCGAGCTCTGCGCAATATTCGACGATCTCATCGCCTGCTACCGCAAATGGATCTACGCCGCCGAGCCCGGCTGA
- a CDS encoding cytochrome P450: MTTLADTWGIHKAQFWIRGQVPDEPVRFAPELGMWNVYGYPETLRILGDPGLFSSNTLRLVPDIRRSTEGNLVQMDPPEHKKLRNLVSHAFTPKVVADLEPRIARLTHELLDAVDGRDRMELVADLAYPLPVIVIAELLGVPSGDRDTFKQWVDKMLENSTQFSLVNRSEEQERRLQVALEQSKLLTDYLGEHAAERRRKPREDLLTKLVEAEVDGDRLTETEVANFANVLLIAGHITTTMLLGNTVLCLDTNPEQKARVRADRSLVPAAIEESLRFFSPFAALGRATTSAVELGGKTIPADQLLMVWIAAANRDPRQFTNPDVFDVSRDPNPHVAFGRGIHFCIGAPLARLEGRVALNILMDRFPGLRMDPEAPPDFIPSPNMTGVRKLPLLLR, from the coding sequence ATGACCACGCTGGCAGATACCTGGGGCATTCACAAAGCGCAGTTCTGGATACGCGGGCAAGTGCCGGACGAACCCGTCCGGTTCGCTCCCGAGCTCGGGATGTGGAACGTCTACGGCTACCCGGAGACGCTGCGGATCCTCGGCGATCCCGGCCTGTTCTCCTCCAACACCCTCCGCCTCGTCCCGGACATCCGGCGATCCACCGAGGGCAACCTGGTGCAGATGGACCCGCCGGAGCACAAGAAGCTCCGGAACCTCGTCAGCCACGCCTTCACGCCGAAGGTCGTCGCGGACCTCGAGCCGCGGATCGCGCGTCTGACCCACGAGCTGCTCGACGCGGTGGACGGGCGGGACCGGATGGAGCTCGTGGCCGATCTCGCGTATCCGCTCCCGGTCATCGTCATCGCCGAGCTCCTGGGGGTGCCCAGCGGCGACCGCGACACGTTCAAGCAATGGGTCGACAAGATGCTGGAGAACTCCACGCAGTTCTCCCTCGTCAATCGCTCCGAGGAGCAGGAACGCAGGCTGCAGGTGGCGCTCGAGCAGAGCAAGCTCCTGACCGACTACCTCGGTGAACACGCCGCCGAGCGCAGGCGAAAGCCACGCGAGGACTTGCTCACCAAGCTCGTCGAGGCCGAAGTGGACGGCGACCGCCTCACCGAGACCGAGGTCGCCAATTTCGCGAACGTCCTGCTCATCGCGGGGCACATCACCACGACCATGCTGCTCGGCAACACGGTGCTCTGCCTGGACACGAACCCGGAGCAGAAGGCGCGTGTGCGCGCGGACCGGTCTCTGGTCCCCGCCGCGATCGAGGAATCGCTGCGCTTCTTCAGCCCGTTCGCGGCCCTCGGCCGGGCCACGACGAGCGCGGTCGAGCTCGGCGGCAAGACGATCCCGGCCGATCAATTGCTCATGGTGTGGATCGCGGCGGCGAACCGGGATCCGAGGCAGTTCACGAATCCAGACGTGTTCGACGTGTCCCGTGACCCGAACCCGCACGTCGCCTTCGGACGAGGCATCCATTTCTGCATCGGCGCTCCCCTGGCCCGGCTGGAAGGCCGGGTCGCGTTGAACATCCTGATGGATCGTTTCCCGGGTTTGCGTATGGATCCCGAGGCGCCGCCGGACTTCATCCCCAGCCCGAACATGACCGGGGTGCGCAAGCTGCCGCTGCTGCTCCGCTGA
- a CDS encoding sensor histidine kinase, which produces MLWLYPIVPFAAAPLLAGDLFVVRLEEALVRIAGIYFPFITISFSFHALYVWVMPGLVARLRTPFSRGALHVAVTTAVPVVLAPLILAVKGRFFPGQHKLAKFALECVIISWIYIFPALIVQRLRNRAQNVERMAQLERQAALEAQLKALQGRTNPHFFFNSINTVASLIPEDPALAERTLERMADLFRYALDSSKIRLVTLRREVEMVRDYLAIQSARYGSRLRAEVELDERAAEVLVPPLLLQPLVENAILHGMAHRQSGSVLVRVRHEGHHVSLEVLDDGPGPFASEHRGSQTSMEDLRERLHLLYGEHGAITLSAAPLGGCLARVAIPVKDGLA; this is translated from the coding sequence ATGCTGTGGCTCTACCCGATCGTGCCGTTCGCGGCCGCGCCGCTGCTCGCCGGGGACCTCTTCGTGGTGCGTCTCGAAGAGGCGCTCGTGCGGATCGCCGGGATCTATTTCCCTTTCATCACGATCTCGTTCTCCTTCCACGCGCTCTACGTCTGGGTGATGCCCGGGCTGGTGGCGCGCCTCCGCACGCCGTTCTCGCGCGGCGCGCTCCACGTCGCGGTCACGACCGCGGTCCCGGTCGTCCTGGCCCCGCTCATCCTCGCCGTGAAGGGGAGGTTCTTCCCGGGACAACACAAGCTCGCCAAGTTCGCCCTCGAGTGCGTCATCATCTCGTGGATCTACATCTTTCCGGCGCTCATCGTGCAGCGCCTGCGGAACCGAGCCCAGAACGTCGAACGAATGGCCCAGCTCGAGCGGCAGGCCGCGCTCGAGGCCCAGCTCAAGGCGCTCCAGGGCCGCACGAACCCGCATTTTTTCTTCAACAGCATCAACACGGTGGCGAGCCTCATCCCCGAGGACCCCGCGCTCGCCGAGCGCACCCTCGAGCGTATGGCCGATCTCTTCCGTTACGCGCTCGACAGCTCGAAGATCCGGCTCGTCACGCTCCGGCGCGAGGTGGAGATGGTGCGCGATTATCTGGCCATCCAGTCCGCGCGGTATGGATCGCGCCTCCGCGCCGAGGTCGAGCTCGACGAGCGGGCCGCCGAGGTCCTCGTCCCGCCGCTCCTCCTGCAGCCTCTCGTGGAGAACGCGATCCTGCACGGCATGGCCCACCGGCAGAGCGGCAGCGTGCTCGTGCGCGTGCGGCACGAGGGGCACCACGTCTCGCTCGAGGTGCTCGACGACGGGCCAGGGCCCTTCGCCTCGGAGCACCGCGGCAGCCAGACGAGCATGGAGGACCTCCGCGAACGCTTGCACCTGCTTTATGGGGAGCACGGAGCGATCACCCTTTCGGCGGCGCCCCTCGGAGGCTGCCTCGCGCGGGTGGCCATTCCGGTGAAGGACGGTCTGGCATGA